The following coding sequences lie in one Stigmatopora argus isolate UIUO_Sarg chromosome 5, RoL_Sarg_1.0, whole genome shotgun sequence genomic window:
- the hspb8 gene encoding heat shock protein beta-8, with product MAEGDFYTVGGRPRFPRDPFGESMASRFLGEDDFGMPPFPDDLSADWPGWARPGRIGARLSSATPFGSGLRTAFPERRRRLSPPFASGRFSEASPRSSPTGGCAGEPWKVCVNVHSFKADELNIKTREGFVEVSGKHEEKQEEGGIVTKNFTKKIQIPTDVDPLTVFASLSPEGVLIIEARQTPPYYLFSEDAPPPPPEEDADSGPRLQEAPVH from the exons ATGGCCGAGGGAGACTTTTACACAGTGGGCGGGCGTCCGAGGTTTCCCCGCGACCCGTTCGGAGAGTCAATGGCGTCTCGCTTCCTGGGGGAAGATGACTTCGGGATGCCGCCATTCCCGGATGACCTTTCGGCCGACTGGCCCGGCTGGGCGCGCCCTGGTCGGATCGGCGCCCGCCTGAGCTCGGCTACACCCTTCGGCAGCGGTTTGCGGACGGCGTTCCCCGAACGGCGGCGGAGGCTCTCGCCCCCCTTCGCCTCCGGGCGCTTCAGCGAGGCCTCGCCGAGGAGCTCGCCCACCGGCGGGTGTGCGGGTGAGCCGTGGAAAGTGTGCGTTAACGTGCACAGTTTCAAGGCGGACGAACTGAACATCAAAACTAGGGAGGGATTCGTTGAAGTGTCAG GAAAACACGAAGAGAAGCAGGAGGAAGGAGGAATTGTCACAAAGAATTTCACCAAAAAGATCCA GATCCCGACGGACGTGGACCCTCTGACGGTGTTCGCCTCGCTGTCGCCCGAAGGCGTGCTCATCATCGAGGCTCGCCAGACACCGCCTTATTACCTCTTCAGCGAAGAtgcgccaccgccgccacctgAGGAGGACGCAGACTCCGGCCCGAGGCTCCAGGAGGCGCCGGTGCACTAA